A single window of Rhodamnia argentea isolate NSW1041297 chromosome 5, ASM2092103v1, whole genome shotgun sequence DNA harbors:
- the LOC125315080 gene encoding germin-like protein subfamily 1 member 16 isoform X1, with protein sequence MKLLPISLLVFALAAVAAFAYDPSPLQDFCVATNDPEGWIFVNGKFCKDPKQVIADDFLFKGFRYPGNTSNPLGSKVTPAFVDQFPGLNTLSISMARIDFAPGGLNPPHTHPRGTEILVVAEGTLLVGFVTSNQLNNTLLTKVLYKGDVFVFPISLIHFQLNIGKAPALAFASLSSQNPGVITIANAVFGSKPPISVDVLTKAFQVDKKVIDYLQAQFWYDNN encoded by the exons ATGAAGCTTCTCCCAATTAGCCTTCTCGTCTTTGCTCTGGCAGCTGTCGCCGCTTTTGCCTATGACCCGAGTCCACTCCAGGATTTCTGCGTGGCCACCAATGATCCCGAAGGTTGGA tatttgtgaatggaaagttttGCAAGGACCCAAAACAAGTCATAGCAGATGACTTCCTCTTTAAGGGGTTCAGATACCCGGGGAATACCTCGAACCCGCTTGGATCGAAAGTCACTCCTGCTTTTGTGGACCAATTTCCAGGGCTCAACACTCTCAGCATTTCCATGGCTCGTATCGACTTCGCTCCAGGTGGCCTGaaccctccccacactcaccCACGTGGGACCGAGATTCTGGTCGTAGCTGAGGGCACACTGCTTGTCGGCTTCGTCACGTCCAACCAATTGAACAACACTCTGCTCACCAAAGTCTTGTACAAAGGGGATGTGTTTGTGTTCCCAATCAGTCTCATCCACTTCCAGCTGAACATCGGAAAGGCCCCCGCACTGGCCTTTGCCTCTCTGAGCAGCCAGAACCCAGGAGTCATTACCATCGCTAATGCAGTCTTCGGATCGAAGCCACCCATTTCGGTGGATGTtctcaccaaggccttccaagTGGACAAGAAGGTGATTGACTACCTCCAAGCGCAGTTTTGGTACGACAACAACTAA
- the LOC125315084 gene encoding germin-like protein subfamily 1 member 14 isoform X1, which yields MVVVYFLFVLLALASSCAFASDPSPLQDFCVAVNDPNSAVFVNGKFCKDPKLAMADDFFFTKFRYPGNTSNQLGSKVTTAFVDQFPGLNTLGIAMARLDFAPYGLNPPHIHPRGTEMLAVMEGTLRVGFVTSNQLNNTLFTKVLTKGDVFVFPQGLIHFQLNIGQTNALAFAFLSSQNPGLITIANSVFASNPPINVDVLTKAFQVDNKLINYLQEQNWFDNH from the exons ATGGTTGTAGTTTATTTCTT ATTTGTCCTTTTGGCCTTGGCATCATCGTGTGCCTTTGCCTCTGACCCGAGTCCTCTTCAGGACTTCTGTGTCGCGGTGAACGACCCCAACTCTGCGGTGTTTGTGAATGGGAAGTTCTGCAAGGACCCGAAGCTTGCCATGGCAGAtgatttcttcttcacaaagtTCAGATATCCAGGGAACACATCGAATCAGCTCGGATCCAAAGTCACGACAGCTTTCGTCGACCAATTCCCAGGACTCAACACACTAGGCATCGCCATGGCCCGCCTTGACTTTGCTCCATACGGCCTGAACCCTCCCCACATTCATCCTCGTGGCACGGAGATGCTAGCGGTCATGGAGGGCACGCTCCGCGTCGGTTTCGTGACATCCAACCAATTAAACAACACTCTCTTTACCAAAGTCCTAACCAAAGGAGACGTTTTCGTGTTTCCACAAGGCCTCATTCACTTCCAGCTGAACATTGGACAAACGAATGCACTGGCCTTTGCTTTCTTGAGCAGCCAGAACCCGGGACTCATAACAATCGCGAATTCAGTCTTTGCGTCAAATCCGCCGATCAATGTCGATGTCCTCACAAAGGCTTTCCAAGTGGACAACAAACTGATCAACTATCTCCAAGAGCAGAACTGGTTTGACAACCATTAG
- the LOC125315080 gene encoding germin-like protein subfamily 1 member 7 isoform X2 has translation MKLLPISLLVFALAAVAAFAYDPSPLQDFCVATNDPEVFVNGKFCKDPKQVIADDFLFKGFRYPGNTSNPLGSKVTPAFVDQFPGLNTLSISMARIDFAPGGLNPPHTHPRGTEILVVAEGTLLVGFVTSNQLNNTLLTKVLYKGDVFVFPISLIHFQLNIGKAPALAFASLSSQNPGVITIANAVFGSKPPISVDVLTKAFQVDKKVIDYLQAQFWYDNN, from the exons ATGAAGCTTCTCCCAATTAGCCTTCTCGTCTTTGCTCTGGCAGCTGTCGCCGCTTTTGCCTATGACCCGAGTCCACTCCAGGATTTCTGCGTGGCCACCAATGATCCCGAAG tatttgtgaatggaaagttttGCAAGGACCCAAAACAAGTCATAGCAGATGACTTCCTCTTTAAGGGGTTCAGATACCCGGGGAATACCTCGAACCCGCTTGGATCGAAAGTCACTCCTGCTTTTGTGGACCAATTTCCAGGGCTCAACACTCTCAGCATTTCCATGGCTCGTATCGACTTCGCTCCAGGTGGCCTGaaccctccccacactcaccCACGTGGGACCGAGATTCTGGTCGTAGCTGAGGGCACACTGCTTGTCGGCTTCGTCACGTCCAACCAATTGAACAACACTCTGCTCACCAAAGTCTTGTACAAAGGGGATGTGTTTGTGTTCCCAATCAGTCTCATCCACTTCCAGCTGAACATCGGAAAGGCCCCCGCACTGGCCTTTGCCTCTCTGAGCAGCCAGAACCCAGGAGTCATTACCATCGCTAATGCAGTCTTCGGATCGAAGCCACCCATTTCGGTGGATGTtctcaccaaggccttccaagTGGACAAGAAGGTGATTGACTACCTCCAAGCGCAGTTTTGGTACGACAACAACTAA
- the LOC125315084 gene encoding germin-like protein subfamily 1 member 14 isoform X2: MKFFPTFVLLALASSCAFASDPSPLQDFCVAVNDPNSAVFVNGKFCKDPKLAMADDFFFTKFRYPGNTSNQLGSKVTTAFVDQFPGLNTLGIAMARLDFAPYGLNPPHIHPRGTEMLAVMEGTLRVGFVTSNQLNNTLFTKVLTKGDVFVFPQGLIHFQLNIGQTNALAFAFLSSQNPGLITIANSVFASNPPINVDVLTKAFQVDNKLINYLQEQNWFDNH, encoded by the coding sequence ATGAAGTTCTTTCCAACATTTGTCCTTTTGGCCTTGGCATCATCGTGTGCCTTTGCCTCTGACCCGAGTCCTCTTCAGGACTTCTGTGTCGCGGTGAACGACCCCAACTCTGCGGTGTTTGTGAATGGGAAGTTCTGCAAGGACCCGAAGCTTGCCATGGCAGAtgatttcttcttcacaaagtTCAGATATCCAGGGAACACATCGAATCAGCTCGGATCCAAAGTCACGACAGCTTTCGTCGACCAATTCCCAGGACTCAACACACTAGGCATCGCCATGGCCCGCCTTGACTTTGCTCCATACGGCCTGAACCCTCCCCACATTCATCCTCGTGGCACGGAGATGCTAGCGGTCATGGAGGGCACGCTCCGCGTCGGTTTCGTGACATCCAACCAATTAAACAACACTCTCTTTACCAAAGTCCTAACCAAAGGAGACGTTTTCGTGTTTCCACAAGGCCTCATTCACTTCCAGCTGAACATTGGACAAACGAATGCACTGGCCTTTGCTTTCTTGAGCAGCCAGAACCCGGGACTCATAACAATCGCGAATTCAGTCTTTGCGTCAAATCCGCCGATCAATGTCGATGTCCTCACAAAGGCTTTCCAAGTGGACAACAAACTGATCAACTATCTCCAAGAGCAGAACTGGTTTGACAACCATTAG